The Ignisphaera sp. genome segment TAGGCTATAGCCTAGCGGGAATCCCAGGCGCAATAGCAGGTGCCCTTGCAACAATAGCAGAGAGGTTTGAGTTTGGCTACATAGACGACAACATACTGATAACAATAATCTCTACAGCAACCCTAATAGCCGCTAAGAGTTTACATTACTTCTCGTGAATTCTAATTACTTTTAATCACTTTCTTCTATCACCACCACCTTAACTTTCTTTCCGTGCAGCTTTGATAGCTTTTCTTGGTATTCCTTCGGTGGGTATATTAGGAACTTCCCCATGGTTTTAACAATCTTTGTCTCAAATACATATATTGAGACCATAGCACACCCTCTGCTAATGTTGGGATACAAAAGCTTGTAAATATGTATTCTAAATGCTTAAACTGGTGAACACCCAATGAAGGCGTCTATCCACCTAATCAGTAGGTGGATGCCTGAGGGTACATACTACAAAGCCTTTAAGGCAGATGCTGAGGTTGTTGATGGAGATGCAAATGACTTGCTGTAGGACTTGGCGATATGTAGTAGACAAGAAGTTTCTATGGAGTGGCTATTAGAAATGTTGAGGAATGGGTATAGCAATGTAGATGAAAATATGTTAAAGAAAGATCTTGTTAGTGCATTGTGTCAATTGTTTATGTACGGATATATCGAAGTTGATGGGAAGTCCATAGTAGATTTTTATTTTAATAGAGATATAAGGATATAATTAGGGATGAAAATAGGTAAGGATTAGGCGAGAGGATTGCGTTTAAGGCGTTCTCATATACTATTGCTAACAATGATGCTGGTGGTTATAGCCCTTATTCTAGTAGTAGTGTGTATAGCATTTGTAACGCATTTCCACGTAGTTGCAATTATACTTGGATTAGTTCCTGCAATTATTGTAGCAATTACATTGATACCTCTACTACGCCATTTCATGGACATTCCCATAGACATAGAAGTAGATTTTAAGAATAGAAAAGTTATCACTAAGACTAGGCGTGGTACTAAAGAGTATACTTACAATAGCATTGAATGTGTGAGAACGGGTAGATACCTTAGTGTGAGGGTGTTTGGCTTGGGCTTCCCTGGAATCGCTGTCGGCCTATTCACTTCTATAGATGGCTCTACCGTCTATGCGTATACCGATACTAAGCTAAGTCTTTTGGTAGAGACTGTTGATGGTAAGAAGTATTTGTTTTGGCTTCCAGAAAACCTTAGGTATCTGTGTAGAGGTGTAGAATAGTGATGAGGTCTAGAGCTTTAGTGCCTTAATATCCAAAGAGATTGGGTATCTCAAGAGATCGAGGCAACCGGTCTTTCTGCTAGTCTTTGGGGTTCTGATAACTCTATTTCTGATCGTGCCGGTGTATCTTAGCCGTGGTATGCTACTCACATCAGTATCGCGAGCATTGGCTATTCAATATCTTAATAGACTTGCTGAGCTGATGGGCATACCCCACAGTTCTGTAAAAAGCATCGACCCAGATCTGCTGATGGTTCTCTCAGCTGTGTTAATACAGCTACCTCTAGGTACGTCAGCGCCTCTGGGCTATGCCATAGCATACCTATTTATATCGCAGTCATGGCAATTGGAGAAGCTTTTAGGCACGGGAGAATATATATTGGCAACACCTATTTCGAGAAGGTGCTTGGTTGCCAGCAAAATAGTTGTGGGGCTCGTAATTGGGGTTCTAGTCTGCATCTCTTCGAGTATGGCGATACTTCTGTTCGTAGAGTACATAGTGATTGCTACGCTCTCTACTGTGTGAACTCCAACATATGTCATTACCGAGTTACTATTTCTCTATCCCCTCAGCTTGGTGTTTCTTGCATGTGGTATAGGAACAGTTGCAGGTGTCAAAGGCAGTAGGGGTAC includes the following:
- a CDS encoding PH domain-containing protein encodes the protein MRLRRSHILLLTMMLVVIALILVVVCIAFVTHFHVVAIILGLVPAIIVAITLIPLLRHFMDIPIDIEVDFKNRKVITKTRRGTKEYTYNSIECVRTGRYLSVRVFGLGFPGIAVGLFTSIDGSTVYAYTDTKLSLLVETVDGKKYLFWLPENLRYLCRGVE